A DNA window from Brassica napus cultivar Da-Ae chromosome C1, Da-Ae, whole genome shotgun sequence contains the following coding sequences:
- the LOC125579910 gene encoding uncharacterized protein LOC125579910, with product MLQNITCTNCGEPESVDHILFHCQYANEVWRYGPWNQSIDTTDATTFFEKLERSWNLTPLPPYGFTGNALPWICWAIWTSRNQRIFENRSQSPEETALKAIQALKAIQALKEWEIAQPPSLKIPKSLTTGQQHDPMVLDPSEIFCNTDASWSHTSKEAGLAWIFTNGSATEIFRGSIKQSAVSSPCMGEALAIREALLQTATNHYSIICIRTDSQVLAQAITSRRNSTGFYQISTSSLSPLPPPLSIVVLLIFLGPITGRLMGLPRHVW from the coding sequence ATGCTCCAAAACATCACCTGTACAAATTGTGGGGAACCAGAGAGTGTGGATCACATCCTCTTTCACTGCCAATACGCAAATGAGGTCTGGAGGTATGGACCGTGGAATCAATCCATCGATACAACTGATGCTACAACGTTCTTCGAAAAGCTTGAGAGATCTTGGAACCTAACTCCCCTCCCACCTTATGGATTCACGGGCAATGCTTTGCCGTGGATATGTTGGGCAATCTGGACCTCCAGGAACCAAAGGATCTTCGAAAATAGATCCCAATCGCCAGAAGAAACAGCTCTAAAAGCGATCCAGGCTCTAAAAGCGATCCAGGCCCTCAAGGAATGGGAGATTGCGCAACCCCCGAGCCTGAAAATCCCCAAATCATTGACTACTGGCCAGCAACACGATCCGATGGTCCTTGATCCCTCTGAAATCTTCTGTAACACTGACGCGTCCTGGAGTCACACCTCTAAAGAAGCAGGACTAGCTTGGATCTTCACAAATGGATCAGCAACAGAGATATTTCGCGGGTCGATCAAGCAAAGCGCAGTCTCATCGCCATGCATGGGCGAAGCTCTGGCGATCAGAGAGGCCTTACTCCAAACAGCCACCAATCACTACTCCATTATCTGTATTCGAACAGACTCTCAAGTGCTTGCACAAGCTATCACCTCTCGACGGAACTCTACGGGATTCTATCAGATATCGACGAGCTCGCTTTCTCCTCTTCCTCCCCCTTTATCAATTGTCGTTTTACTTATATTTCTAGGGCCAATAACGGGCCGGCTGATGGGCTTGCCAAGGCATGTCTGGTAG